A single Brassica rapa cultivar Chiifu-401-42 unplaced genomic scaffold, CAAS_Brap_v3.01 Scaffold0267, whole genome shotgun sequence DNA region contains:
- the LOC117129971 gene encoding uncharacterized protein LOC117129971, with protein MTSRHTRSNAQGPLHQLTNEELARLERQNRQQPRITDTNMGDHGNMDDLTAALALIQQQMQNQQQQMQQTIQNQQQAAQEQAAENAAREERGALIGERNLPRNFATNRSPINPPPCTRQDYEIKPALIGLVQKSTFSGLTSDIPMDHIEAFERICNFSRSNGVPPDYVKCTLFPFSLEGKAARWLQSLPTGSLTSWDQVRSAFLSHFYTKSKTAALRHRISNFKQKSDEPFYKAWERYKEYQRECPHHGFDDDYILEVFYDGVSYEYRNTLDSSSNGDFMTQTTPGAFALIENMASSSHNKNKEHDRSKSVNSIDDIAAKMDQLLKGNQSQVFIMEEATPEKNAGDKAFEAEQAGDDQQEVSYVNGQGWQLKNYHPNPNVRNNPQLFWPKQDKQVDPAQNNQGQYSGYQKNYQPRTYVLSQPQSNQPQIQNHQNTQVATSTPVAVPQDETKTMLQQLLQGQQLQGKALNQVTTEINTRMNHMFGDLSTKYDNVASHMRQMDIQIAQTAESVRDSKLRSGKQLSEPERRRFTAAEKGKQKESEQPLADQADEGNTEPVVETASPRSEQPAEAVRPIPEAVSPREYIPKVPYPVPAKVTRKDKEEIKCRKMLEDLTVRLPLMDAIQMMPSMRSFMKGLISGKYQTRASS; from the exons atgaccagtagacatactcggagcaACGCACAAGGACCACTACATCAGCTGACTAACGAAGAACTCGCAAGATTAGAAAGACAGAACCGTCAACAGCCAAGAATAACCGACACCAACATGGGTGATCATGGCAATATGGATGACCTCACTGCTGCATTGGCACTCATTCAACAACAAATGCAGAATCAGCAACAGCAGATGCAGCAAACCATCCAGAATCAGCAACAAGCTGCACAAGAGCAAGCAGCCGAGAACGCTGCGCGAGAGGAGCGTGGTGCTCTTATTGGGGAGCGAAACCTTCCGAGGAATTTTGCTACTAACCGCTCTCCCATCAACCCTCCACCCTGTACTCGACAGGATTATGAGATCAAACCTGCTCTGATTGGTCTGGTACAGAAGAGCACATTCAGTGGCCTCACTTCAGACATACCAATGGACCACATAGAGGCCTTTGAGAGGATCTGCAATTTCTCTCGCTCAAATGGAGTGCCACCGGATTACGTCAAGTGCACGCTGTTCCCATTTTCTCTCGAAGGGAAAGCCGCACGTTGGCTGCAATCTCTCCCAACCGGTTCTCTAACCTCATGGGACCAGGTTCGATCAGCATTCCTGAGCCACTTCTACACAAAATCCAAAACCGCGGCTCTAAGGCATAGAATCTCCAACTTCAAGCAGAAATCTGATGAACCCTTTTATAAAGCTTGGGAGAGGTATAAAGAGTACCAGAGGGAATGTCCACACCACGGGTTTGATGACGATTACATATTGGAGGTGTTCTACGATGGAGTGAGCTATGAGTACCGGAACACCCTTGATTCCTCTAGTAACGGAGATTTCATGACTCAGACCACTCCTGGTGCATTCGcgctgattgagaacatggcttCTAGTTCACACAACAAGAACAAAGAGCATGATCGCTCTAAAAGTGTGAACAGCATAGACGATATAGCGGCGAAGATGGACCAACTGCTGAAAGGAAACCAGAGCCAGGTTTTCATAATGGAAGAAGCAACTCCTGAGAAAAATGCGGGGGATAAGGCGTTTGAAGCTGAGCAGGCAGGAGACGATCAGCAGGAAGTAAGTTACGTAAATGGACAAGGGTGGCAGCTGAAGAATTATCACCCAAACCCTAACGTAAGGAACAATCCACAACTCTTCTGGCCTAAGCAGGACAAACAAGTTGATCCGGCGCAGAACAACCAGGGCCAGTATTCGGGATATCAGAAGAACTATCAGCCCCGAACATATGTTCTAAGCCAACCGCAGAGCAATCAGCCTCAAATACAGAACCACCAGAACACTCAAGTCGCTACCTCCACCCCTGTCGCTGTTCCGCAAGATGAAACTAAAACCATGCTGCAGCAACTCCTCCAAGGACAACAGCTCCAAGGGAAAGCGCTGAACCAGGTCACCACTGAGATCAATACTAGGATGAACCATATGTTCGGAGACCTGAGCACCAAATATGATAATGTCGCAAGCCATATGAGACAAATGGACATTCAGATAGCTCAGACTGCCGAGAGTGTCAGAGACAGCAAG CTAAGAAGCGGGAAGCAACTTTCCGAGCCAGAAAGGAGAAGGTTCACCGCGGCTGAGAAAGGCAAGCAGAAAGAGTCAGAGCAACCGCTAGCCGACCAAGCAGATGAGGGGAATACAGAGCCGGTAGTCGAAACAGCCTCGCCACGCTCAGAACAACCGGCTGAAGCAGTGCGCCCGATTCCAGAGGCTGTTTCTCCTCGCGAATACATTCCAAAAGTCCCTTACCCTGTTCCAGCGAAGGTCACTCGTAAGGACAAGGAGGAAATAAAATGCAGGAAGATGCTGGAAGATCTAACCGTCCGACTTCCCCTGATGGATGCGATTCAGATGATGCCCTCCATGCGTAGCTTTATGAAGGGGTTGATCTCAGGGAAATATCAGACGAGAGCGAGTTCATGA